A stretch of the Streptomyces sp. NBC_01428 genome encodes the following:
- a CDS encoding urease accessory protein UreH domain-containing protein, producing MRARRLLAACGAALTAACALVLIPAGQAGAHPLGNFTVNRYDGLVAAPGELRVDHVEDLAEIPATQAKRDITRLGMAEWARQRCESAARGSRVTVGGHEVALARGASHARTRPGQAGLNTLRVECRLTAPLPRGEDAGIAVGFRSAGADHGPGWREITARGDRMTLTASDVPRASVSAELTTYPKALLSSPADTAAASLRIRPGGPALVEGRRNAPAASVLPRGADRWTEALNNLVARHHLTVGFAALALLIAVGLGAMHALAPGHGKTLMAATAAARGGRARLKDVLPLAASVTVTHTLGVVALGLLVTAGSAAAPSVIAWLGVSSGVLVTLAGVTLLRRAWHHRAPGPGLPHRPTDEHVHAHPHGGDHAHGHPHGGDHSHTHPDGGDHSHGHPHGGDHADGHDHDHAADQEHPDGHDHDHEPGPGHPHDHDHAHGPAAVPSRPRRHDREPVAPDMATAAVDRHSAGRPERPLVLAHAAAAPRAQALVTTAPHPHPHPQDVSPGHAHPHEHAHPHEHEHRHPSAPTSAATLRSRVSRPLGRPSPALEHTHGGFTHTHEIAPTVRGTILLGFAGGLVPSPSAVVVLVGAAALGQAWFGLLLVLAYGVGLALTLTAAGFAVVRLGSGMNRALARRPRWAEGRAVRFVRRTAPLGSAAVVVALGVGLVLKGAASALG from the coding sequence GTGAGGGCGCGGCGGCTGCTCGCCGCGTGCGGTGCGGCCCTGACCGCCGCCTGCGCGCTCGTGCTGATCCCCGCGGGACAGGCGGGCGCGCATCCCCTGGGGAACTTCACCGTCAACCGGTACGACGGGCTCGTCGCCGCCCCGGGGGAGTTGCGCGTCGACCACGTCGAGGACCTCGCGGAGATCCCCGCGACCCAGGCGAAGCGGGACATCACGCGGCTCGGCATGGCCGAGTGGGCCCGGCAACGGTGCGAGAGCGCCGCGCGCGGGAGCAGGGTCACCGTCGGCGGGCACGAGGTCGCCCTCGCGCGGGGCGCGAGCCACGCGCGCACCCGGCCGGGACAGGCCGGCCTGAACACCCTGCGCGTGGAGTGCCGGCTGACGGCGCCGCTCCCCCGGGGCGAGGACGCCGGCATCGCGGTGGGCTTCCGCAGCGCGGGTGCCGACCACGGGCCGGGCTGGCGGGAGATCACCGCCCGGGGCGACCGGATGACGCTCACCGCGTCGGACGTACCGCGCGCGTCGGTGTCGGCGGAGCTGACCACCTACCCGAAGGCGCTGCTGTCCTCCCCGGCCGACACCGCCGCCGCCTCGCTGCGGATCCGGCCGGGCGGCCCCGCGCTCGTCGAGGGCCGGCGGAACGCGCCGGCCGCCTCCGTACTGCCGCGCGGCGCCGACCGCTGGACCGAGGCCCTGAACAACCTGGTGGCCCGGCACCACCTCACCGTCGGCTTCGCCGCGCTGGCCCTGCTCATCGCCGTCGGCCTGGGCGCGATGCACGCCCTCGCGCCGGGCCACGGCAAGACGTTGATGGCGGCGACCGCGGCGGCGCGCGGCGGCCGGGCCCGGCTGAAGGACGTGCTGCCGCTGGCCGCGTCGGTGACGGTCACGCACACCCTCGGGGTCGTCGCGCTCGGTCTTCTGGTCACCGCGGGTTCGGCGGCGGCTCCGTCCGTGATCGCCTGGCTGGGTGTGTCCAGCGGCGTCCTGGTGACCCTGGCGGGCGTCACGCTCCTGCGCCGGGCCTGGCACCACCGGGCGCCGGGACCCGGCCTGCCCCATCGCCCCACGGACGAACACGTCCACGCGCACCCGCACGGCGGGGATCACGCCCACGGGCACCCGCACGGCGGGGACCACTCCCATACGCACCCGGACGGCGGGGACCACTCCCACGGGCACCCGCACGGCGGGGATCACGCCGACGGGCACGACCACGACCACGCCGCCGACCAGGAACACCCGGACGGTCACGACCACGACCACGAGCCCGGGCCGGGCCATCCGCACGACCACGACCACGCTCACGGACCGGCCGCCGTCCCCTCCCGCCCCCGTCGGCACGACCGGGAGCCGGTCGCCCCGGACATGGCCACCGCTGCCGTGGACCGGCACTCCGCCGGACGTCCCGAGCGGCCCCTGGTCCTGGCACACGCCGCCGCGGCCCCCCGGGCACAGGCCCTGGTCACGACCGCACCGCACCCACACCCCCACCCACAGGACGTGAGCCCCGGCCACGCCCACCCCCACGAGCACGCCCACCCGCACGAGCACGAGCACCGACACCCGTCCGCACCCACCTCCGCGGCCACCCTTCGGTCCCGGGTCTCCCGACCCCTCGGCCGCCCCTCCCCCGCTCTCGAACACACCCACGGCGGTTTCACCCACACCCACGAGATCGCGCCGACCGTGCGCGGGACGATCCTGCTCGGCTTCGCCGGCGGGCTCGTACCGAGTCCGTCCGCGGTGGTCGTTCTCGTCGGGGCCGCGGCCCTCGGTCAGGCCTGGTTCGGCCTCCTGCTCGTCCTCGCGTACGGCGTCGGGCTGGCCCTGACGCTGACGGCGGCGGGCTTCGCCGTCGTCCGGCTCGGCAGCGGGATGAACCGGGCGCTGGCCAGGCGCCCACGCTGGGCCGAGGGGCGGGCCGTGCGGTTCGTCCGCCGGACCGCGCCCCTGGGATCGGCGGCGGTCGTCGTGGCGCTCGGGGTCGGATTGGTGCTCAAGGGGGCGGCATCCGCACTCGGTTGA
- a CDS encoding tetratricopeptide repeat protein encodes MSPGTNDDATPEADRAAPEASIVGAAPGGTGVSRDRLRSARLVFCAAALAVAMTAGAVVVGALRDGGATPAVAAAGVSPLIPANGDLDASITSLQAHLRTQPGDFGGWATLGLAYVEQARTKGDPSRYPQAQQALDRSLKLRPHYDPALAGRAALAAARHDFTGALKYADLALGQNPFSERALCSRIDALVELGRYAEASKAADLADSRRPGVPVFTRYAYVHELRGDVATARRVLKQALATATSRGDIAYVSGALGQLAWNQGDYRSALTFYARALAADDSYLPALEGRARAQAALGDRAAAIKGMEQVVQRYPLPQPLVELGELYEARGRAGDARQARDQYALVNAWVSLARANGVDADLDTALAAADHGDHRAALKAARDEWARRHTVHTADALAWALHVAGRDKEALPHAREATATGYRNAAFLYHRGVIERATGHTKAARASLKAALELNPGFSPLGAREARAALKAAR; translated from the coding sequence ATGTCCCCGGGTACGAACGACGACGCGACGCCCGAAGCCGACAGGGCCGCGCCCGAGGCGAGCATCGTGGGGGCCGCGCCGGGCGGGACCGGTGTCTCCCGCGACCGCCTGCGGTCGGCCCGGCTGGTCTTCTGCGCGGCCGCGCTGGCTGTCGCGATGACGGCCGGCGCGGTGGTCGTGGGCGCCCTCCGGGACGGCGGCGCGACGCCCGCCGTCGCCGCGGCCGGGGTGTCACCGCTGATCCCGGCGAACGGCGATCTCGACGCGAGCATCACCTCGCTCCAGGCCCATCTCCGCACGCAGCCGGGCGACTTCGGCGGCTGGGCCACCCTCGGTCTCGCCTACGTGGAACAGGCCCGCACCAAGGGCGACCCGTCCCGCTATCCGCAGGCACAGCAGGCGCTGGACCGTTCCCTGAAGCTGCGCCCCCACTACGACCCGGCGCTCGCCGGCCGGGCCGCGCTCGCCGCCGCCCGGCACGACTTCACCGGCGCCCTGAAGTACGCGGACCTCGCCCTCGGGCAGAACCCGTTCAGCGAGCGCGCCCTCTGCTCCCGGATCGACGCCCTCGTGGAACTCGGCCGCTACGCCGAGGCGTCGAAGGCGGCCGACCTCGCCGACTCCCGGCGCCCGGGCGTCCCCGTCTTCACCCGGTACGCGTACGTCCACGAGCTGCGCGGTGACGTGGCCACGGCCCGACGGGTGCTGAAGCAGGCGCTCGCCACGGCGACGAGCCGCGGCGACATCGCGTACGTGTCCGGCGCGCTCGGCCAACTCGCCTGGAACCAGGGCGACTACCGCTCGGCTCTCACCTTCTACGCACGGGCCCTCGCGGCCGACGACAGCTATCTGCCCGCCCTGGAGGGCCGGGCCCGTGCCCAGGCCGCGCTGGGCGACCGCGCGGCGGCGATCAAGGGCATGGAACAGGTGGTCCAGCGCTATCCGCTGCCGCAACCTCTCGTCGAGCTGGGCGAGTTGTACGAGGCACGCGGCCGGGCCGGTGACGCGCGACAGGCCCGCGACCAGTACGCGCTGGTGAACGCCTGGGTCTCGCTCGCCCGCGCGAACGGCGTCGACGCCGACCTCGACACGGCGCTGGCCGCCGCCGACCACGGCGACCACCGGGCGGCGCTGAAGGCGGCCCGCGACGAGTGGGCGCGACGGCACACCGTGCACACCGCGGACGCGCTCGCCTGGGCCCTGCATGTGGCGGGCCGCGACAAGGAGGCTCTCCCCCACGCCCGCGAGGCCACGGCGACGGGCTACCGCAACGCGGCCTTCCTCTATCACCGGGGTGTCATCGAACGGGCCACCGGACACACGAAGGCGGCCCGCGCCTCGCTGAAGGCGGCCCTGGAACTGAACCCGGGCTTCTCTCCGCTGGGAGCCCGCGAGGCCCGCGCCGCGCTGAAGGCGGCACGGTGA
- a CDS encoding DUF4331 domain-containing protein: MTPISRSGGGRRTLATLVCGALAAGALAAAGVTALQPGAASASSHREAPLISGTPQYDNTDVYAFVSPDKPDTTTIVANWIPFEEPAGGPNFYTFADDAQYDLHIDNNGDAQGELIYRYTFRTHRKNGDTFLYNTGPVTSLDDPDLNITQTYDIDLLRLHDQKLVSRTKVADDVPVAPSNVGKASMPDYAKLRGQAVHKLAGGSTTFAGQADDPFFLDLRVFDLLYGGNLTEVGRDTLKGYNVNSIALQVPNDMIRESAGQPVVGIWSTTQRKDARGGYRQVSRLGMPLVNEVVNPQKDKDKFNASAPWNDAQFLKNVTNPELPKLIEGIYKIKAPAEPRNDLVDVFLKGVKGLNQPPHVRPAEELRLNTSVKPAMHPKRLGVLDGDNAGFPNGRRLTDDVIDASLQVVEGELVGSKNDLGDAVDKNDKKFEKYFPYVAEPTSGSRGALAKGTTDGTDVRSQLGDALQPAGADGGGTDTVLVAGSAAAGAAGILLIGTGLRWWRRRYDRAY, from the coding sequence ATGACACCTATCTCCAGGAGCGGCGGGGGACGCAGGACTCTCGCGACCCTCGTATGCGGTGCGCTGGCCGCCGGGGCGCTCGCAGCCGCCGGCGTGACCGCGCTGCAACCGGGGGCGGCCTCCGCCTCCAGCCACCGGGAGGCCCCGCTGATCTCGGGCACTCCCCAGTACGACAACACCGACGTGTACGCGTTCGTGAGCCCGGACAAGCCCGACACGACGACCATCGTGGCGAACTGGATCCCCTTCGAGGAACCCGCGGGCGGGCCGAACTTCTATACGTTCGCCGACGACGCCCAGTACGACCTGCACATCGACAACAACGGTGACGCGCAGGGCGAGTTGATCTACCGCTACACCTTCAGGACGCACCGCAAGAACGGCGACACGTTCCTGTACAACACGGGTCCGGTCACCAGTCTCGACGACCCCGACCTGAACATCACGCAGACGTACGACATCGACCTGCTGCGGCTGCACGACCAGAAGCTGGTGTCGCGGACCAAGGTCGCGGACGACGTGCCGGTCGCGCCGTCGAACGTCGGCAAGGCGTCGATGCCGGACTACGCGAAGCTGCGCGGGCAGGCCGTGCACAAGCTGGCGGGCGGCTCCACGACGTTCGCCGGCCAGGCGGACGACCCCTTCTTCCTGGACCTGCGCGTCTTCGACCTGCTGTACGGCGGGAACCTGACGGAGGTCGGGCGGGACACGCTCAAGGGCTACAACGTCAACTCCATAGCCCTGCAGGTGCCGAACGACATGATCCGCGAGTCGGCGGGACAGCCGGTCGTCGGTATCTGGTCCACCACGCAGCGCAAGGACGCCCGCGGCGGCTACCGGCAGGTCTCCCGGCTCGGTATGCCGCTGGTGAACGAGGTCGTCAACCCGCAGAAGGACAAGGACAAGTTCAACGCGTCCGCGCCCTGGAACGACGCCCAGTTCCTGAAGAACGTGACCAACCCGGAGCTGCCGAAGCTCATCGAGGGGATCTACAAGATCAAGGCCCCGGCCGAGCCCCGCAACGACCTGGTCGACGTGTTCCTGAAGGGCGTCAAGGGCCTCAACCAGCCGCCCCACGTGCGTCCGGCGGAGGAACTGCGTCTCAACACCTCGGTCAAGCCGGCCATGCACCCCAAGCGGCTCGGCGTGCTCGACGGCGACAACGCGGGCTTCCCCAACGGACGTCGGCTCACCGACGACGTGATCGACGCCTCGCTCCAGGTTGTCGAGGGTGAACTCGTCGGTTCCAAGAACGACTTGGGCGACGCGGTCGACAAGAACGACAAGAAGTTCGAGAAGTACTTCCCGTACGTGGCCGAGCCCACCTCGGGTTCGCGCGGCGCCCTCGCCAAGGGCACCACCGACGGGACCGACGTGCGCAGCCAGCTGGGCGACGCGCTGCAGCCTGCCGGAGCCGACGGCGGCGGGACCGACACCGTGCTCGTCGCGGGCTCCGCGGCGGCGGGGGCCGCTGGAATCCTGCTCATCGGCACCGGCCTGCGCTGGTGGCGCCGCCGGTACGACCGGGCCTACTGA
- a CDS encoding sigma-70 family RNA polymerase sigma factor, giving the protein MEADELLIRVAGGDQRAFEDLYALVSGPVFGLVRRVVRDPAQSEEVSQEVLLELWRSAARFDPGRGTALSWILTLAHRRAVDRVRSARAATEREQREGRRHHHPAFDQVAEEVEAGLEREWVRRCLDRLTTLQRQSVTLAYYDGYTYREVAERLSLPLGTVKTRMRDGLTRLRNCLGGAA; this is encoded by the coding sequence GTGGAGGCTGACGAGCTGCTGATACGGGTGGCCGGAGGCGACCAGAGGGCGTTCGAGGATCTGTACGCACTGGTCTCCGGGCCGGTGTTCGGTCTGGTGCGCCGCGTCGTGCGGGATCCCGCGCAGTCGGAGGAGGTGTCGCAGGAGGTGCTGCTCGAACTCTGGCGCTCCGCCGCGCGGTTCGACCCGGGACGCGGCACCGCCCTGTCCTGGATCCTCACCCTCGCGCACCGCCGCGCGGTCGACCGCGTGCGCAGCGCCCGCGCGGCCACCGAGCGCGAGCAGCGCGAGGGCCGGCGCCATCACCACCCCGCGTTCGACCAGGTCGCCGAGGAGGTGGAGGCGGGACTCGAACGCGAGTGGGTCCGCCGCTGCCTCGACCGGCTCACCACCCTGCAGCGCCAGTCCGTCACCCTCGCCTACTACGACGGCTACACGTACCGGGAGGTCGCCGAACGGCTCTCGCTGCCCCTCGGCACCGTCAAGACCCGGATGCGCGACGGCCTGACCCGCCTGCGCAACTGCCTGGGAGGCGCCGCGTGA
- a CDS encoding anti-sigma factor, with translation MSVLDRLLGRDLHSLAAPYALDALEADERRRFERHLRSCERCADEVRALTEDAVRLAWSTAAAPPAALRERVLYAVRTTPQEPAPRERTAHARTVEPPARARAPRFRPLLAPLATATAAAALVVASLFAVQTARTQESLDQQRAQAREIAHVLAAPDARATGERDARGRGIGVVASATERRAVVTPSGLGTPSGGRVHQLWLMRPEGKPRSLGLFDGDTPLIADGLNPDATSLAVTVEPHGGSAQPTSQPIVQLALETLGFGE, from the coding sequence GTGAGTGTCCTCGACAGACTGCTGGGCCGTGACCTGCACTCCCTCGCCGCCCCCTACGCCCTCGACGCGCTGGAAGCCGACGAGCGGCGCCGATTCGAACGCCACCTCAGGAGCTGCGAGCGCTGCGCCGACGAGGTCCGGGCGCTGACCGAGGACGCCGTACGCCTCGCCTGGTCCACGGCGGCGGCCCCGCCGGCCGCACTGCGCGAGCGGGTGCTGTACGCCGTGCGCACGACCCCGCAGGAACCGGCGCCCCGCGAGCGCACCGCGCACGCGCGGACCGTCGAACCGCCCGCCCGGGCACGCGCACCCCGGTTCCGCCCGCTGCTCGCCCCCCTCGCCACGGCCACGGCCGCCGCGGCCCTCGTCGTCGCCTCCCTGTTCGCCGTGCAGACGGCGCGGACACAGGAGAGTCTGGACCAGCAGCGCGCCCAGGCACGTGAGATCGCCCACGTTCTCGCCGCACCCGACGCCCGGGCCACCGGTGAACGGGACGCGCGGGGGCGGGGGATCGGCGTCGTGGCCTCCGCCACGGAGCGGCGCGCCGTCGTGACACCGAGCGGACTCGGCACCCCCTCCGGAGGACGCGTCCACCAGCTGTGGCTCATGCGCCCCGAAGGGAAACCGCGCTCTCTCGGCCTCTTCGACGGCGACACGCCCCTGATCGCCGACGGACTGAACCCGGACGCGACGTCACTCGCTGTGACCGTCGAACCTCACGGAGGGTCAGCGCAGCCCACCAGCCAGCCGATTGTCCAACTCGCCCTGGAAACGCTCGGATTCGGAGAGTAA
- a CDS encoding CaiB/BaiF CoA transferase family protein gives MQSQPLPLEGITVVAVEQAVAAPFATRQLADLGARVIKVERIDGGDFARGYDSAASGLASHFVWCNRGKESLAVDLKDPRGLDVVRRLVADADVFVQNLAQGAAARLGLDAATLCAEHPRLIAVDISGYGPSGPYAGKRAYDMLVQCEAGLVSVTGTPEQPVKAGIPAADIAAAMYAFSGVLAALVRRGTTGRGGPVEVSMLDALAEWMGHPLHHAMHDGTPPERTGLAHSVIVPYDVYSTADGGRVLLSVQNDREWRRLAQQVLGTSELADDPGYATNPARVANRERVDTLVSKALSALGADEAVARLDAAGIACARLRDVREVAEHPQLAARNRWRDVDSPVGPLRALLPPITLPGGEEARMGAVPRLGEHTGVVLRGLGMTESDVAGLRRDGVVR, from the coding sequence ATGCAGTCACAGCCTCTGCCCCTCGAAGGCATCACCGTCGTCGCCGTCGAACAAGCGGTCGCGGCTCCCTTCGCGACGCGTCAGCTCGCCGATCTCGGCGCCCGCGTCATCAAGGTCGAACGGATCGACGGCGGCGACTTCGCCCGCGGCTACGACTCCGCGGCCTCGGGTCTGGCCTCGCACTTCGTGTGGTGCAACCGCGGCAAGGAGTCCCTCGCCGTCGACCTGAAGGACCCGCGCGGGCTCGACGTCGTCCGCCGGCTCGTCGCGGACGCGGACGTGTTCGTGCAGAACCTCGCCCAGGGGGCGGCCGCCCGGCTCGGTCTGGACGCGGCGACCCTGTGCGCCGAGCATCCGCGGCTGATCGCCGTGGACATCTCGGGATACGGGCCGTCCGGACCGTACGCCGGCAAACGCGCGTACGACATGCTCGTGCAGTGCGAGGCGGGGCTCGTGTCCGTGACCGGGACACCCGAGCAGCCCGTGAAGGCGGGCATCCCCGCGGCCGACATCGCGGCGGCCATGTACGCGTTCTCCGGCGTCCTCGCGGCGCTGGTGCGGCGCGGCACGACCGGGCGGGGCGGCCCCGTGGAGGTGTCGATGCTGGACGCGCTGGCGGAGTGGATGGGCCATCCGCTGCACCACGCGATGCACGACGGCACCCCGCCGGAACGCACGGGTCTCGCGCACTCCGTCATCGTTCCCTACGACGTCTATTCGACGGCGGACGGCGGTCGGGTGCTGTTGTCGGTGCAGAACGACCGGGAGTGGCGCCGGCTCGCCCAACAGGTCCTGGGAACATCAGAGTTGGCGGATGATCCGGGGTACGCGACGAACCCGGCGCGGGTGGCGAACCGGGAGCGGGTGGACACGCTGGTGTCGAAGGCGCTGAGCGCGCTGGGCGCCGACGAGGCGGTGGCCCGCCTGGACGCGGCGGGTATCGCGTGCGCACGGCTGCGGGACGTACGGGAGGTCGCGGAGCATCCGCAGCTGGCGGCACGGAACCGGTGGCGGGACGTGGACTCGCCGGTCGGGCCGCTGCGGGCGCTGCTGCCTCCGATCACGCTGCCGGGCGGGGAGGAGGCGCGCATGGGGGCCGTCCCGCGGCTGGGTGAGCACACGGGCGTGGTGTTGCGGGGGCTGGGCATGACGGAGTCGGACGTCGCCGGGTTGCGGCGGGACGGAGTGGTGCGCTGA
- a CDS encoding type ISP restriction/modification enzyme — protein sequence MPSVTHDAAPLLADLMPWSVAPPRLGRGWPTAPDAASLKARWDALVKAEGPDREALFGPTRSRTTHSAVAQLPGQSSGTGRLARASGPCPDPVRVLTAPFDEQWLIPDHRLIDAARPELWRVAGEGQVFAVEQTVVPESPGPALLATSVLPLAAGRGGRVRPLYRRPGGVEPNLTPGLLEHLATRLGHSPDPRDVLAWTVAVARPGRDGCRVPLTADPELWAYGVESGRRMLWLMCREGERPKLPGGRRPYVRAPLTALPHADTDRPGGPLLLDPRYDRDEEALLLGEGRISPVPPEAWDFEVGGVRVLEQWFTARTGVAEPGTLEAIGPTAWPQSWTSELLELVTVLALLAELLPLRAGLRLHSPITRTELDAAGVLPAPATARRPASVLDHHEEGPEGQFALL from the coding sequence ATGCCGAGCGTGACGCACGACGCCGCTCCGCTGCTCGCGGACCTCATGCCGTGGTCCGTCGCACCGCCGAGGCTGGGCCGGGGGTGGCCGACGGCCCCCGACGCGGCATCCCTGAAGGCGCGGTGGGACGCCCTCGTGAAGGCCGAAGGGCCGGACCGCGAGGCGCTGTTCGGGCCGACGCGTTCGCGCACGACGCACTCGGCGGTCGCCCAGCTGCCGGGCCAGTCGAGCGGGACGGGCCGGCTGGCCCGCGCCTCGGGCCCGTGCCCGGATCCGGTGCGGGTGCTGACCGCGCCCTTCGACGAGCAGTGGCTGATCCCGGACCACCGGCTGATCGACGCGGCGCGCCCCGAGTTGTGGCGGGTGGCGGGCGAGGGCCAGGTGTTCGCCGTCGAGCAGACGGTGGTGCCGGAGTCGCCGGGACCGGCGCTGCTGGCCACCTCCGTACTGCCGCTGGCCGCCGGCCGCGGCGGCCGGGTGCGCCCTCTGTACCGGCGTCCCGGAGGCGTCGAACCGAACCTGACGCCGGGCCTGTTGGAGCACCTCGCCACCCGGCTCGGCCACTCCCCCGACCCTCGGGACGTGCTCGCCTGGACGGTCGCGGTCGCCCGCCCGGGCCGGGACGGCTGTCGGGTCCCGCTCACCGCCGATCCCGAACTGTGGGCGTACGGCGTCGAGTCGGGGCGGCGGATGCTGTGGCTCATGTGCCGCGAGGGCGAGCGTCCCAAGCTCCCCGGCGGTAGGCGCCCGTACGTCCGCGCCCCCCTCACGGCCCTCCCTCACGCCGACACGGACCGCCCCGGAGGGCCGCTCCTCCTCGACCCGCGCTACGACCGGGACGAGGAGGCCCTGCTCCTCGGGGAGGGCAGGATCTCCCCGGTGCCGCCCGAGGCCTGGGACTTCGAGGTGGGCGGGGTGCGCGTGCTGGAGCAGTGGTTCACGGCCAGGACCGGGGTGGCCGAGCCGGGCACCCTGGAGGCGATCGGCCCCACCGCCTGGCCGCAGAGCTGGACGTCCGAACTCCTCGAACTCGTCACGGTGCTCGCCCTGCTCGCCGAACTGCTCCCCCTGCGGGCCGGCCTGCGCCTCCACTCCCCGATCACCCGGACCGAACTCGACGCGGCGGGCGTCCTCCCGGCCCCCGCCACGGCCCGCCGCCCCGCGTCCGTCCTGGACCATCACGAAGAGGGCCCGGAGGGGCAGTTCGCGCTCCTCTGA
- a CDS encoding GntR family transcriptional regulator: MTSFAPDSIVLNRKLPLWYQVSQSLRASILGRAPQDPLRLPTEEQLAGHYGVSVLTMRQALKELEDEGLITRHRRRGTFIEPSAQRGAPVRLLGSVDAIVAQQSGMSTELLDEGKGPVPGELVEFFPDVDEVATYHRLRGDEATGEPTNHARNYLRTDLADRIDREDLIRWPMTKVLRDVLGVAISRITDTVEARLADPETARLLQVPLLSPILRYTGVTYGQDGRALDVAVIHYRGDRFSFTVTLDAH, encoded by the coding sequence GTGACCTCCTTCGCTCCGGACTCGATCGTCCTGAACCGCAAGCTGCCGCTCTGGTATCAGGTGTCGCAGTCCCTGCGCGCCTCGATACTCGGCCGCGCCCCCCAGGACCCCCTCCGTCTGCCCACCGAGGAGCAGTTGGCGGGCCACTACGGGGTGAGTGTGCTGACCATGCGGCAGGCGCTCAAGGAGCTGGAGGACGAGGGACTCATCACCCGGCACCGCCGGCGGGGAACGTTCATCGAGCCGAGCGCGCAGCGCGGCGCGCCCGTGCGGCTGCTCGGCTCGGTGGACGCGATCGTCGCCCAGCAGTCGGGCATGTCGACCGAGCTGCTGGACGAGGGCAAGGGACCCGTACCGGGTGAACTGGTCGAGTTCTTCCCGGACGTGGACGAGGTGGCGACGTACCACCGGCTGCGCGGGGACGAGGCGACCGGCGAGCCCACGAACCACGCGCGCAACTACCTGAGGACGGACCTGGCCGACCGCATCGACCGGGAGGACCTGATCCGCTGGCCCATGACGAAGGTACTGCGCGACGTGCTCGGGGTCGCCATCAGCAGGATCACCGACACCGTCGAGGCCCGGCTCGCGGATCCCGAGACGGCCCGGCTGCTCCAGGTCCCGCTGCTGAGCCCGATCCTGCGCTACACCGGCGTCACCTACGGCCAGGACGGGCGCGCGCTGGACGTGGCCGTCATCCACTACCGGGGCGACCGCTTCTCGTTCACGGTCACCCTCGACGCCCACTGA
- the hmgA gene encoding homogentisate 1,2-dioxygenase produces the protein MSGDARKTAEGLAYLSGFGNEHSSEAVPGALPHGRNAPQRAPLGLYAEQLSGTAFTEPRASNRRSWLYRIRPSAAHPAFTRTGNGALRTAPFTEEVPDPNRLRWNPLPEPAAGTDFLAGLWTLGGNGDATQRTGVAVHLYHANSSMERVFSDADGELLIVPERGGLLLRTEFGLLRVEPGHVALIPRGVRFRVELLDGDSAAADGPAAGARGYVCENYGAPFRLPDLGPIGANGLANARDFLAPVAAYEDVEGPVEVVNKFCGNLWTATYDHSPLDVVAWHGNHVPYVYDLRRFNVIGSISYDHPDPSIFTVLTSPSDTPGLAGVDFVVFAPRWLVGEDTFRPPYFHRNVMSEYMGLIEGAYDAKAEGFVPGGGSLHNMMSAHGPDQETFDRASAAELRPQKIDDGLAFMFETRWPVTATAQAARAEHLQRGYDDVWQGLQRHFRADD, from the coding sequence ATGAGCGGGGACGCGAGGAAGACGGCCGAAGGGCTGGCCTACCTCTCCGGATTCGGCAACGAACACAGCTCGGAGGCGGTCCCGGGGGCCCTGCCGCACGGCCGCAACGCGCCGCAGCGCGCACCGCTCGGGCTGTACGCGGAGCAGCTCAGCGGCACCGCGTTCACCGAGCCGAGGGCGTCGAACCGGCGTTCGTGGCTGTACCGGATCCGCCCGTCGGCCGCGCACCCCGCGTTCACCCGCACGGGCAACGGCGCGCTGCGTACGGCGCCCTTCACGGAGGAGGTGCCCGACCCGAACCGGCTGCGCTGGAACCCGCTGCCCGAGCCTGCGGCGGGGACCGACTTCCTCGCGGGCCTGTGGACCCTCGGCGGCAACGGCGACGCGACGCAGCGCACCGGCGTCGCGGTGCACCTCTATCACGCCAATTCCTCGATGGAGCGGGTGTTCAGCGACGCCGACGGCGAGCTGCTCATCGTCCCCGAGCGGGGCGGTCTGCTGCTGCGCACCGAGTTCGGGCTGCTGCGGGTGGAGCCGGGTCATGTCGCGCTGATTCCCCGCGGGGTGCGCTTCCGGGTGGAGCTGCTGGACGGCGACTCCGCCGCGGCGGACGGACCGGCGGCGGGTGCCCGCGGCTACGTGTGCGAGAACTACGGGGCGCCGTTCCGGCTGCCCGACCTCGGCCCGATCGGCGCCAACGGCCTCGCCAACGCCCGCGACTTCCTGGCTCCGGTCGCCGCCTACGAGGACGTCGAGGGCCCGGTCGAGGTGGTCAACAAGTTCTGCGGCAACCTGTGGACGGCGACGTACGACCACTCCCCGCTCGACGTGGTCGCCTGGCACGGCAACCACGTGCCGTACGTGTACGACCTGCGCCGGTTCAACGTGATCGGCTCCATCAGCTACGACCACCCGGACCCCTCGATCTTCACGGTGCTGACCTCGCCGTCCGACACCCCGGGCCTCGCGGGCGTCGACTTCGTGGTGTTCGCGCCCCGCTGGCTGGTGGGCGAGGACACGTTCCGCCCTCCGTACTTCCACCGGAACGTGATGAGCGAGTACATGGGGCTCATCGAGGGCGCGTACGACGCGAAGGCGGAGGGCTTCGTGCCGGGCGGCGGTTCGCTGCACAACATGATGTCGGCGCACGGCCCCGACCAGGAGACGTTCGATCGGGCGAGCGCGGCCGAGCTGAGGCCGCAGAAGATCGACGACGGGCTGGCGTTCATGTTCGAGACACGCTGGCCGGTGACCGCGACGGCCCAGGCGGCCCGGGCGGAACACCTCCAGCGGGGGTACGACGACGTGTGGCAGGGCCTCCAGCGGCACTTCCGCGCGGACGACTGA